A portion of the Corynebacterium jeikeium genome contains these proteins:
- a CDS encoding DJ-1/PfpI family protein has product MTNQEAHRRVTVVLFPGFELLDVFGPVGLFGHVPEIEVEYVANIAGPITSAQGAQVIATRCATDLETVDILLVPGGAGSRTLVDDAEFLDWLNNLGSRARLVASVCTGSALLAAAGLLEGKRATSNKLAFDWATSFGNEVTWVKAARWVEDGDRWSSSGVAAGMDMAVALISSILGKEAGRFAARKIEYRPQTDGTVDPFADLAK; this is encoded by the coding sequence ATGACAAATCAAGAAGCGCATCGCCGAGTAACTGTTGTGCTATTCCCCGGGTTCGAGCTCTTGGACGTATTTGGACCGGTTGGCCTTTTTGGCCATGTCCCAGAGATTGAGGTCGAATATGTCGCCAACATTGCTGGTCCGATAACCAGCGCTCAGGGGGCGCAGGTTATCGCCACACGTTGTGCCACTGACCTCGAAACGGTCGATATTCTTCTAGTTCCTGGTGGAGCCGGGAGTAGAACACTAGTTGACGATGCAGAGTTTTTGGACTGGCTCAACAACCTCGGATCCCGGGCGCGGTTAGTGGCATCGGTTTGCACAGGTTCCGCACTGCTTGCTGCGGCTGGGCTTCTTGAAGGAAAGCGGGCAACTAGTAATAAGTTGGCTTTTGATTGGGCTACCTCGTTCGGAAACGAAGTGACGTGGGTGAAAGCGGCTCGATGGGTTGAAGACGGAGATCGCTGGAGCTCATCAGGAGTCGCAGCAGGTATGGATATGGCTGTTGCTTTAATTAGCAGCATCCTTGGCAAGGAAGCTGGTCGATTCGCCGCCAGAAAAATTGAGTATCGGCCTCAGACAGACGGCACTGTCGATCCTTTTGCGGATTTAGCGAAATAG
- a CDS encoding DUF1542 domain-containing protein, producing the protein MGALILIAITVGGAIIIASMAQNRSNRAFDARQNNQLEDAVADARRWIERLGSQVLNLAGTDSASTQALADASERYNAASSQISTARTPAQARMARESALEGLHYINAAREIMGLPAGPTLPPLEGQKAAGSVTETRTIEHEGHSVTASPYATPETPNYYPGGRVAGRPVPAGWYSEPWWKSALRTGVWTAGSMLLFSTLFHGMAGVAYGADEFASGMGTGADDFGGTEDFGAEDFGGDDFGGDDLGGDFGGGGADAGDAGDGGGFFDGLFGGGDGGGDGGGFFDGGFDGFDI; encoded by the coding sequence ATGGGGGCTTTAATCCTGATCGCGATCACCGTCGGCGGCGCAATTATCATCGCGTCGATGGCTCAAAACCGCTCTAACAGGGCCTTTGATGCTCGCCAGAACAATCAATTGGAAGACGCCGTCGCAGACGCCCGCCGATGGATTGAGCGACTGGGCTCACAGGTATTGAACCTGGCTGGCACCGATTCGGCTTCCACGCAGGCTCTTGCTGACGCATCCGAGCGCTACAATGCCGCTTCCTCGCAGATTTCTACTGCGCGCACCCCGGCACAGGCGCGAATGGCCCGCGAATCGGCGCTGGAGGGCCTGCACTACATCAATGCGGCTCGCGAAATTATGGGCCTGCCGGCGGGGCCGACACTGCCACCGCTGGAGGGGCAGAAGGCCGCTGGTTCTGTGACCGAAACTCGCACCATTGAGCACGAAGGCCACTCGGTTACCGCCTCTCCATACGCCACCCCGGAAACTCCGAACTACTACCCCGGTGGTCGTGTCGCTGGCCGTCCGGTTCCGGCCGGTTGGTACTCCGAGCCATGGTGGAAGTCCGCGCTCCGCACCGGTGTCTGGACCGCAGGCTCGATGCTGCTGTTCTCTACCCTCTTCCACGGTATGGCCGGTGTTGCCTACGGCGCTGATGAGTTCGCCAGCGGCATGGGCACCGGCGCTGACGACTTCGGCGGCACCGAGGACTTTGGAGCCGAAGACTTCGGTGGCGACGATTTCGGTGGAGATGACCTTGGCGGCGACTTCGGTGGCGGCGGTGCAGATGCCGGTGACGCAGGCGACGGCGGAGGCTTCTTCGACGGCCTCTTCGGTGGCGGCGACGGCGGCGGCGACGGCGGCGGATTTTTCGACGGCGGATTCGACGGTTTCGATATTTAG
- a CDS encoding ribose-5-phosphate isomerase: MRIYLGADHAGFEMKNLIKAHLEKAGHDVVDCGAHTYDPADDYPAFCIEAASRTVADPGSLGIVLGGSGNGEQIAANKVKGARCALAWSVETAKLAREHNNAQLIGLGGRMHSEEEALAIVDAFVSQPWSEEERHQRRIDILAEYEKTGVAPELPEA; the protein is encoded by the coding sequence ATGCGTATTTACCTTGGTGCAGACCACGCCGGTTTTGAGATGAAGAACCTGATTAAGGCCCACCTGGAGAAGGCTGGCCACGACGTCGTTGATTGCGGCGCTCACACCTACGACCCTGCAGATGATTACCCAGCATTCTGCATTGAGGCGGCTTCCCGTACCGTCGCTGATCCGGGCAGCCTGGGCATCGTGCTCGGCGGTTCCGGCAACGGCGAGCAGATTGCTGCTAACAAGGTCAAGGGCGCTCGTTGTGCGCTGGCTTGGTCGGTGGAGACCGCAAAGCTCGCCCGCGAGCACAACAATGCTCAGCTGATCGGCCTCGGCGGTCGTATGCACTCTGAGGAAGAGGCCCTGGCTATCGTCGATGCTTTCGTCTCCCAGCCGTGGAGCGAGGAGGAGCGTCACCAGCGCCGCATCGACATTCTGGCAGAGTACGAAAAGACTGGCGTTGCCCCGGAGCTGCCAGAAGCTTAA
- a CDS encoding radical SAM/SPASM domain-containing protein, protein MVRTVRHDINKKPFIVIWEVTRACGLVCKHCRADAQHEPHPHQLSTTEGKMLLETLASYSKPKPLVVLTGGDPFERDDLEELVRFGTEQGLNMSLSPSVTPRLTPERIQSLREAGGKAMSMSLDGATAQTHDKFRGFSGTFEKTLEMAPHINEAGYRLQINSTLTKGNIHEAPALLKTVMEMQAKMWYVFFLVPTGRGADLGALSPEEREDVLHWLSDVSNRIAIKTTEAPQYRRVVMQQEEAKEKGLPPYEGGELYRYLTEETTKLLGAVPEKPRRPRSPMAVNSGSGFAFIDHIGDVYPNGFLPLHCGNVKATPFQEIYSNSPAFKALRDPDNWHGKCSVCEYHSVCGGSRSTAYALTGDYTASDPTCIYIPPRWAAMSEEERQASTGQNAGAGAGQLS, encoded by the coding sequence GTGGTGCGAACGGTTCGGCATGACATCAACAAGAAACCATTTATTGTCATTTGGGAGGTCACGCGGGCTTGTGGCTTAGTCTGCAAGCACTGCCGTGCAGATGCGCAGCACGAGCCGCATCCTCACCAGCTTTCGACCACCGAGGGCAAGATGCTGCTGGAGACCTTGGCGTCGTATAGCAAGCCGAAGCCGCTTGTAGTGCTCACCGGCGGTGATCCTTTTGAGCGTGATGACCTGGAAGAATTGGTGCGATTCGGCACGGAGCAGGGCCTGAATATGTCGCTATCTCCATCGGTGACGCCGCGGCTCACGCCAGAGCGGATTCAGTCACTGCGTGAGGCCGGTGGCAAGGCGATGTCCATGTCGCTCGATGGCGCGACTGCCCAGACCCATGACAAGTTCCGTGGATTTTCGGGCACTTTTGAAAAGACGCTCGAAATGGCTCCGCACATCAACGAGGCCGGTTACCGGCTGCAGATTAACTCGACCCTGACCAAGGGAAATATTCATGAGGCGCCAGCGCTGCTGAAGACCGTCATGGAGATGCAGGCCAAGATGTGGTACGTCTTTTTCCTCGTTCCCACTGGTCGCGGTGCGGATTTGGGCGCATTGTCACCGGAGGAACGCGAGGATGTTCTGCACTGGTTGTCTGATGTGTCCAACCGAATTGCCATTAAGACGACGGAGGCGCCGCAGTATCGGCGCGTCGTCATGCAGCAGGAGGAAGCGAAGGAAAAGGGGCTGCCACCCTATGAGGGCGGCGAGCTCTACCGTTACTTGACCGAGGAAACGACAAAGCTGCTCGGTGCTGTGCCGGAAAAGCCACGTCGCCCGCGCTCCCCCATGGCCGTCAATTCCGGGTCAGGTTTTGCCTTCATTGACCACATCGGCGACGTCTACCCCAATGGCTTCCTGCCGCTTCACTGCGGAAATGTGAAGGCCACGCCATTCCAGGAAATCTATTCGAACTCGCCGGCGTTCAAGGCCCTTCGCGATCCGGACAATTGGCATGGAAAGTGCAGCGTCTGTGAATACCACAGCGTATGCGGTGGGTCCCGGTCGACAGCGTACGCGTTGACCGGGGATTACACCGCATCCGACCCGACCTGCATCTACATCCCGCCACGGTGGGCTGCCATGAGCGAAGAAGAACGGCAGGCCTCTACCGGGCAGAATGCTGGAGCCGGAGCGGGTCAGCTCTCCTAA